The Methanobacterium sp. BAmetb5 genome includes a region encoding these proteins:
- a CDS encoding ATP cone domain-containing protein: MTKVIKNKGKIEAFNPNKIKGSLQKATIDAGYTVEEKKDIINQVFANINKKIDADEEIKSETIKMCLLTELDKCEPYIAKSWRNFDKKYKSR, translated from the coding sequence TTGACCAAGGTAATAAAAAATAAGGGTAAAATTGAAGCGTTTAATCCCAATAAAATTAAAGGGTCACTGCAAAAGGCCACAATTGATGCTGGTTACACTGTGGAAGAGAAAAAAGATATTATAAATCAGGTATTTGCTAATATAAACAAAAAAATTGACGCAGATGAGGAAATTAAGAGTGAAACCATAAAAATGTGCCTTTTAACCGAATTAGATAAATGCGAACCGTATATAGCCAAATCATGGCGTAACTTTGATAAAAAGTATAAATCAAGATAA
- a CDS encoding sensor histidine kinase produces the protein MQKSHKPINPGYSALKIAFIYFVISIIWIIASDQLLSLTVGNRQLFTTLAMFKGSLFVIVTAFLIYFLVYRNLVSIKRSGEELTKSEKKFREIFNKANDMISVNNMAAGGIGRFLEVNEVMSKKLGYDRDELRNMSPADIISPDIKIPENTGAILLEEGQSTYEVVVLTKDGKEIPVEVKSHIINYEGQDVSLSVSRDITDRKRAEDKLKSSLEEKTVLLREVHHRVNNNLQIISSLFNLQSHYVDENSIDVLLVSQSRVRSMAMIYEKLYQSPDLTHLNIKDYVESFVSDLFSLYGVETGIIQTKIKVSDIEMGMDTAIPLGLIINELVTNSLKHAFPEGTKGKKIQITLNKNDELFKLKVADNGVGIPETERKTPKTLGLQLVKSLVNQLNGTLTITVKKGTIVEVLFKELKYKERI, from the coding sequence ATGCAAAAATCTCATAAACCCATTAATCCCGGTTACAGTGCCCTTAAAATAGCCTTTATTTATTTTGTAATTAGTATAATCTGGATCATTGCTTCCGATCAATTGTTAAGCCTTACTGTGGGTAATCGTCAGTTATTCACCACACTGGCCATGTTTAAAGGAAGTTTGTTTGTGATTGTCACCGCTTTTTTGATTTACTTCCTGGTTTACAGGAATCTGGTTTCCATTAAACGTTCGGGAGAAGAGCTTACCAAAAGTGAAAAGAAGTTTCGCGAAATCTTCAACAAAGCCAACGATATGATATCGGTGAATAACATGGCTGCCGGTGGAATTGGGAGGTTCCTGGAAGTCAATGAAGTGATGAGTAAAAAGTTGGGCTATGATAGAGATGAACTCCGGAATATGAGTCCCGCGGACATAATATCCCCGGACATAAAAATCCCGGAAAATACTGGTGCAATACTCCTGGAAGAGGGACAAAGTACCTACGAGGTGGTGGTGTTAACCAAAGATGGCAAAGAGATACCGGTTGAAGTGAAAAGCCACATCATCAATTACGAAGGGCAAGATGTTTCTCTGTCAGTATCCCGTGACATAACCGATCGTAAAAGGGCAGAAGATAAGTTGAAATCCTCCCTGGAAGAAAAAACGGTTTTACTGCGGGAAGTTCATCACCGGGTTAACAACAACCTGCAGATCATATCCAGTCTGTTCAATCTCCAGTCCCACTACGTTGATGAGAACTCTATAGATGTTCTCCTGGTTAGTCAGAGCAGGGTTAGATCCATGGCCATGATATACGAGAAACTGTACCAATCACCGGATCTGACCCATCTAAACATTAAAGATTATGTGGAGAGTTTTGTATCCGATCTTTTCTCTTTGTACGGGGTGGAAACTGGAATTATCCAAACTAAAATTAAGGTTTCGGATATTGAAATGGGGATGGACACGGCCATACCTTTAGGGCTGATCATCAATGAACTGGTTACCAATTCTTTGAAACACGCATTTCCGGAGGGAACAAAAGGGAAAAAAATCCAGATAACTCTAAATAAAAATGATGAGCTATTTAAATTGAAAGTAGCAGATAACGGTGTGGGTATACCCGAAACTGAAAGAAAAACTCCTAAAACTCTTGGTTTGCAGCTGGTGAAGAGTCTGGTTAATCAGTTGAATGGAACCTTGACCATCACTGTAAAGAAGGGAACCATAGTGGAAGTGTTATTTAAAGAACTGAAGTACAAGGAACGGATTTGA
- a CDS encoding MDR family MFS transporter, with protein sequence MTDVDFKNGNPSAGGKLAPVEVKVLMTALMVSLLVGALDNSIMSTAMPQVISSLGGMAYYVWPFTIYMLASTIAIILSGKLSDMYGRKRILVLGIALFVAASILCGFAGDMLQLTFFRGLQGMGGGILMTIPFIVVAEIFPPRQRGKYAGILSSVFGLANVLGPVLGGFITGFVGWRWVFFINIPVGLTAIYLLLSYFPHMEEVLKERIIDYKGIITLIASLSSMFLALTFIENPNIPRSLLVALFIFAGVMVATFLYQEKRAKEPILPLRLFKKSVFNVSAVAMFLSSAVMFCGIIYLPLFIQGVQKLSPEYSGLLIIPMLLSLTFSSILAGQIISRTGTYKKLAVMAFIIITAGMFLLSTLGTGSTIWELVIYAAVLGAGTGMTYPIFNVAVQNAVSRRDIAVGTASMQFFRNIGATVALPIFGVIVNLTINQDINTASNIPPDLMNLAIHNVYLFGLIISIMGLVSCFFLKDVVLSNRMEEKDS encoded by the coding sequence ATGACTGATGTTGATTTTAAAAATGGTAATCCTAGTGCGGGGGGTAAATTAGCACCGGTAGAGGTTAAAGTGCTCATGACGGCTTTAATGGTCAGTCTACTGGTGGGTGCCCTGGATAACTCCATAATGAGCACGGCTATGCCTCAAGTCATCAGTAGCCTGGGAGGCATGGCTTACTATGTATGGCCCTTTACCATCTACATGCTGGCATCAACCATAGCTATAATCCTTTCAGGAAAGCTTTCAGATATGTATGGTAGGAAGCGCATCTTAGTATTAGGTATTGCACTATTTGTAGCTGCTTCTATTCTCTGTGGTTTTGCCGGGGACATGTTGCAACTCACCTTCTTCCGGGGACTGCAGGGGATGGGTGGGGGAATACTCATGACCATTCCCTTCATAGTGGTCGCCGAGATATTTCCCCCACGACAGCGAGGAAAATACGCGGGAATCCTCTCATCAGTATTCGGACTGGCCAACGTCCTGGGACCGGTTCTGGGAGGATTTATCACCGGTTTTGTGGGCTGGAGATGGGTGTTTTTCATCAACATACCAGTTGGTCTGACTGCTATCTACCTTCTCCTCTCGTACTTCCCCCACATGGAAGAGGTGTTAAAGGAACGAATAATTGATTACAAGGGAATAATCACGTTAATAGCATCATTAAGTTCCATGTTCCTGGCTTTGACCTTCATTGAAAACCCGAACATCCCCCGTTCTCTCCTGGTTGCCCTGTTCATTTTTGCAGGGGTCATGGTGGCCACATTCTTATACCAAGAAAAAAGAGCAAAAGAACCTATTTTACCCCTCCGCCTGTTTAAAAAATCAGTATTCAATGTTTCGGCGGTGGCCATGTTCCTTTCCAGTGCGGTGATGTTCTGTGGAATCATATATCTCCCTCTTTTCATTCAGGGAGTTCAAAAGTTAAGTCCAGAATACTCGGGGCTGCTTATCATCCCCATGCTTTTAAGTTTAACCTTTTCCTCCATCCTTGCCGGCCAGATAATTTCCCGAACCGGGACTTATAAAAAATTAGCCGTAATGGCCTTCATAATCATCACCGCCGGCATGTTTTTGCTATCTACCCTGGGAACAGGCAGCACTATCTGGGAACTGGTGATCTACGCCGCGGTGCTGGGGGCGGGTACCGGTATGACCTACCCCATATTCAACGTTGCTGTGCAGAATGCAGTTTCTCGTAGGGACATAGCAGTGGGAACAGCATCCATGCAGTTTTTCAGAAACATTGGAGCCACGGTTGCCCTGCCTATATTTGGAGTGATAGTAAATTTAACCATAAACCAGGACATCAACACGGCCAGTAACATTCCCCCGGATCTCATGAACCTGGCCATTCACAACGTGTACCTTTTCGGCCTCATTATAAGCATAATGGGATTGGTATCCTGTTTCTTCCTTAAAGATGTAGTTTTAAGCAATCGAATGGAAGAAAAAGATTCCTAG
- the purF gene encoding amidophosphoribosyltransferase: MQDKCGIVGAYSHNKSHNISREIYYGLYALQHRGQESAGISAHNGKEMRTYRGMGLVCDVFNNGNIEGLEGNVGIGHVRYSTTGKSQIQNSQPFISKFDMGSIAIAHNGDIINSMELRRELEEEGRKFLSSTDSEVICHLLTKEYSKTQDMVESIKNVSQKLIGSYSLVLLVNDDLMVVRDPIGIKPLSLGEMEGTTIVASETVAFDVVGANYVRDVEPGEILVINDEINSFKIPRKPGTPRAHCMFEYVYFARPDSILDGRVVYNVRKNIGKYLCKEHPVDADVVMPVPDSAITAAIGYSRASGIPYGEGLIKNRYIGRTFIMPTQEERETSVKLKMNPIRSELEGKSIVLVDDSIVRGTTSKSLVNVLREAGVKEIHLRIGSPPIISPCYYGIAMATKKELIAADQAVEEIRKTLGVDSLGYLSIESLVKCIGIEGDNLCLGCLTGDYPTELPANLDEYESCRC, translated from the coding sequence GTGCAGGATAAATGCGGTATTGTAGGTGCTTATTCTCATAATAAGTCCCATAACATTTCCAGAGAAATATATTACGGCCTATATGCTTTACAACACCGTGGACAGGAATCTGCAGGCATATCCGCCCATAATGGTAAAGAAATGCGTACCTATCGAGGCATGGGATTGGTCTGCGACGTGTTTAACAACGGTAATATCGAAGGATTGGAAGGGAATGTGGGAATAGGCCATGTTCGTTACTCTACAACAGGTAAATCACAAATTCAGAATTCCCAGCCATTTATAAGCAAATTTGACATGGGAAGTATTGCTATAGCTCATAACGGAGATATCATCAACTCCATGGAACTTCGGAGGGAACTGGAAGAGGAAGGAAGAAAATTCTTATCCTCCACTGACTCCGAAGTCATCTGTCATCTCCTAACCAAGGAATACTCCAAAACCCAGGATATGGTGGAGTCCATTAAGAATGTTTCACAAAAATTAATTGGTTCCTACTCCCTGGTACTGCTGGTCAACGATGACTTGATGGTAGTAAGGGACCCCATTGGGATAAAACCCTTATCCCTGGGTGAAATGGAAGGAACCACTATTGTAGCATCAGAAACTGTTGCTTTTGATGTAGTGGGTGCTAATTATGTTCGTGATGTGGAACCGGGAGAGATACTGGTTATAAACGATGAAATTAATAGTTTCAAAATACCCCGGAAACCCGGAACACCCCGGGCCCATTGCATGTTCGAATACGTTTATTTTGCCCGTCCCGATAGTATATTGGATGGAAGGGTTGTTTACAATGTGAGGAAGAACATCGGGAAGTACCTGTGTAAGGAACACCCGGTAGATGCCGATGTGGTCATGCCCGTGCCGGACTCAGCCATAACTGCAGCTATAGGTTACTCTAGGGCTTCTGGAATTCCCTACGGGGAAGGGTTGATAAAAAACCGTTACATAGGACGTACTTTCATCATGCCCACCCAGGAAGAACGTGAAACATCAGTCAAACTTAAAATGAACCCCATAAGATCCGAATTAGAGGGTAAAAGTATTGTACTGGTGGATGACAGCATAGTGAGGGGTACAACATCTAAATCCCTGGTTAATGTGCTGCGAGAGGCAGGAGTTAAAGAGATCCATCTGCGTATCGGCTCCCCACCCATAATTTCACCTTGTTACTACGGTATTGCCATGGCCACCAAGAAGGAACTCATAGCCGCTGACCAGGCAGTGGAAGAGATAAGGAAAACACTGGGTGTTGATTCACTGGGATACCTCAGCATAGAATCCCTGGTAAAATGCATTGGAATTGAAGGCGATAATCTGTGCTTAGGTTGCCTCACTGGAGACTATCCCACCGAGTTACCGGCTAACCTTGATGAATATGAATCCTGCAGGTGTTAA
- a CDS encoding RNA-binding protein — MKIKKRYHLKKKKLKEFEAKLGPYSSLIPSKTKVEILESDLPDLILVDGDPLIMILDGEPFPTLKGALKHPLESHMVVVDMGAVKFMASGADVMSPGIVDADPQIQEGDTVIVVDENHHKPLAMGTAITNGQEMVESNKGKAVKTLHYIGDKIWNLEV, encoded by the coding sequence TTGAAAATAAAAAAGAGATACCATCTTAAAAAAAAGAAGTTAAAGGAATTCGAAGCTAAATTAGGGCCTTACAGTTCATTAATACCATCTAAGACCAAGGTAGAGATTTTGGAAAGTGATCTGCCTGATTTAATCCTGGTGGATGGTGATCCTCTCATCATGATACTGGATGGTGAACCATTCCCCACCCTTAAAGGAGCATTGAAGCACCCCCTAGAAAGTCACATGGTGGTAGTGGATATGGGGGCCGTGAAATTCATGGCCAGCGGTGCCGATGTAATGTCCCCTGGTATTGTAGATGCTGATCCCCAGATCCAGGAGGGAGATACAGTGATTGTGGTTGATGAGAACCATCACAAACCCCTGGCCATGGGAACCGCCATTACAAATGGACAGGAAATGGTGGAAAGTAATAAGGGCAAGGCCGTGAAGACCTTGCATTACATTGGGGATAAGATCTGGAACTTAGAGGTATAA
- a CDS encoding LSm family protein: MSVQKNVNTSRPLDVLGRALNSQVLIKLKGGREFRGVLESFDMHMNLVLNDAEELESGESSRRLGVVLIRGDNIVYISPG; the protein is encoded by the coding sequence GTGAGTGTACAGAAGAATGTGAATACATCACGACCATTAGATGTTTTAGGTCGAGCCCTTAACTCTCAAGTGTTAATTAAACTTAAAGGCGGCAGAGAATTCCGCGGAGTTCTCGAAAGCTTTGATATGCATATGAATTTAGTTCTAAATGACGCCGAAGAATTAGAAAGCGGTGAATCATCAAGGAGATTGGGTGTAGTCCTCATACGTGGGGATAACATTGTATACATATCACCAGGATGA
- a CDS encoding DUF6790 family protein, which translates to MEISYIFVGVPLLGAIIHLFVSKKPRSLNRITELLLLWYLGVGIGVGSLFSGLVQVISPEIVAQSTGWGYSPFLREVGFANISYGILGLLAVRFRNFWAPAIIAYAVFMWGAAAGHIYEIQQTANLSVGNAGTVLYLDILMPLFLIILLLVHQKTLKKDSSS; encoded by the coding sequence ATGGAAATTTCGTATATATTTGTGGGTGTCCCCCTTTTAGGGGCAATTATACATTTATTCGTGAGTAAAAAACCCAGATCACTAAATAGGATAACAGAATTACTGTTATTATGGTATTTAGGGGTGGGAATAGGTGTGGGGTCCCTTTTCAGTGGATTGGTACAGGTAATCAGCCCGGAAATAGTGGCTCAATCTACAGGATGGGGTTATTCACCATTTTTACGTGAAGTAGGATTTGCAAATATTTCCTATGGTATTCTCGGCCTTTTAGCAGTACGTTTCCGGAATTTTTGGGCTCCGGCTATTATTGCTTATGCCGTGTTCATGTGGGGAGCAGCTGCCGGCCACATATATGAAATACAGCAAACCGCCAATCTTTCAGTGGGTAATGCCGGAACAGTACTTTACCTGGACATTTTAATGCCTTTATTTTTGATCATATTACTGTTGGTACACCAAAAAACTCTGAAAAAGGATTCATCTTCATGA
- a CDS encoding AIM24 family protein has translation MFCPNCGTEVKGKFCPNCGESIEVAPETLESPEIKPAVITPGAGSSSKYSVDDFISRTMEKPGSGETFEIENNYLLNINLNGKVWSKKGAMVAYTGDVKFKREGTFEHGLDKFVKKAVTGETSTLMKMKGQGKVYLADQGKEVVVLNLQNERIYVNGNDLLAFEDQIDWDITMMSSGVGMSAGGLFQVKLEGTGMVAITTHFTPITLVVTPDQPVYTDPNATVAWSGGLTPSVKADVDFKTLLGKDSGETFQLKFRGQGFVIVQPFEEI, from the coding sequence ATGTTTTGTCCCAACTGTGGAACTGAAGTTAAAGGAAAATTTTGCCCAAACTGTGGTGAATCAATAGAAGTAGCCCCGGAAACTCTGGAAAGCCCGGAGATCAAACCAGCGGTCATCACCCCTGGTGCAGGCTCTTCAAGCAAATACTCAGTAGATGACTTCATCAGCCGAACCATGGAGAAACCAGGTTCTGGTGAAACATTCGAAATTGAAAACAACTACCTGCTGAACATAAACCTCAACGGTAAGGTATGGTCCAAAAAGGGAGCCATGGTAGCCTACACCGGGGATGTTAAATTCAAAAGGGAGGGAACCTTTGAACATGGCCTGGATAAATTTGTTAAAAAGGCAGTGACTGGGGAAACAAGTACTTTAATGAAAATGAAAGGACAGGGAAAAGTTTACCTGGCAGATCAGGGGAAAGAAGTTGTTGTTTTGAATCTGCAGAACGAGCGGATTTACGTCAATGGAAATGACCTTCTGGCATTTGAAGACCAGATTGACTGGGACATAACCATGATGAGCTCAGGAGTGGGAATGTCTGCCGGAGGTCTGTTCCAGGTAAAACTGGAAGGAACCGGTATGGTAGCTATAACCACTCACTTCACCCCTATCACCCTGGTGGTAACTCCGGATCAACCAGTGTACACGGATCCCAATGCCACTGTGGCTTGGTCCGGTGGTTTAACCCCCTCAGTCAAGGCGGATGTGGACTTCAAAACTTTACTGGGAAAGGATAGTGGTGAAACATTCCAGTTAAAGTTCCGGGGCCAGGGATTCGTAATTGTACAGCCTTTTGAAGAGATATAA
- a CDS encoding toprim domain-containing protein, translating to MEMRNPIDVRIIVEGASDVENVSRALQNIALGAEYHITISSIIPTTNTEIAKKAVNGADIVLIATDVDAPGRELAEKFQKVLKKEVGHIERMKLPFGHDVEYIDPALIRREIKNAIIRSGLLSIANLGRFREIKNRLKESEDKIKELKAEIKELSSQKDELAVENQELVDAQERLKLKQNNLQEEFKVTKHHYADVKNQYGMLINKNLYERFPIHELWKETFNETLDEEEHITFITSEFKPENIVLGQGFIAAPSKKDAVDWLKVIRTVLIFYDSKIEDLKEEIGDEKFTPHLLKE from the coding sequence ATGGAAATGAGAAATCCCATCGATGTGCGTATCATCGTGGAAGGAGCTTCAGACGTGGAAAACGTTTCCCGGGCTTTACAGAACATCGCCCTGGGAGCGGAGTACCATATAACCATCTCCTCCATTATACCCACCACTAACACTGAAATAGCTAAAAAAGCTGTAAACGGTGCAGATATTGTTTTAATCGCCACTGATGTGGATGCCCCTGGAAGAGAATTGGCTGAAAAATTCCAGAAGGTTCTTAAAAAAGAAGTGGGTCATATCGAGAGAATGAAACTCCCCTTCGGCCACGATGTGGAGTACATAGACCCTGCCCTTATCCGAAGGGAAATAAAAAATGCCATAATTCGGTCTGGACTGCTGTCCATCGCCAATTTGGGACGCTTCAGGGAAATAAAAAACCGGCTCAAAGAATCCGAAGACAAAATTAAAGAATTGAAAGCAGAAATTAAAGAACTGTCTTCACAAAAGGATGAACTGGCTGTAGAAAACCAGGAACTGGTAGACGCCCAGGAGAGGCTCAAATTAAAACAGAATAATTTACAGGAAGAATTTAAGGTTACCAAACATCACTACGCTGATGTGAAAAACCAGTACGGAATGTTAATTAATAAAAATCTGTACGAAAGATTCCCTATTCACGAACTGTGGAAGGAAACCTTTAATGAAACCTTAGATGAAGAAGAACATATTACTTTTATTACCAGTGAATTCAAACCCGAAAACATTGTTTTAGGGCAAGGTTTCATAGCCGCTCCATCTAAAAAGGATGCAGTGGATTGGTTGAAGGTTATTCGTACGGTACTTATTTTTTATGATTCAAAAATTGAAGATCTCAAGGAAGAAATAGGTGATGAGAAATTCACTCCACACCTACTCAAGGAGTAG
- the arfB gene encoding 2-amino-5-formylamino-6-ribosylaminopyrimidin-4(3H)-one 5'-monophosphate deformylase, translating into MELRYSAGRVISPEVHKIGILAVGSHLENHGAALPIDTDSKIASYLAFEASIRTGAKFLGILYGATEYEYVKHGIHLTPPALVEKELIPTLRKAKNNLNLEAVVLVNGHGGNVPIQDYLDDVRGKLNLEIIFNNRIVEIEGPHAGTGELSMGVFLGMADESCLVEHCNFEEYPEVGMVGLDQARQANEGIDRGACEVQEQGIDINRKLGESLLETAILDIVKDVETLLK; encoded by the coding sequence ATGGAACTGAGATATTCAGCAGGCCGGGTAATATCACCGGAGGTTCATAAAATAGGAATCCTGGCAGTGGGTTCCCACCTGGAAAACCACGGCGCAGCACTCCCTATAGATACTGACTCTAAAATAGCATCTTATCTAGCATTTGAGGCTTCAATCCGCACTGGAGCCAAATTTTTAGGGATACTTTATGGGGCCACAGAGTACGAATATGTGAAACATGGGATTCACCTCACTCCCCCGGCTCTGGTGGAAAAAGAACTCATTCCCACTCTAAGAAAGGCTAAAAATAATTTGAATTTAGAAGCAGTGGTCCTGGTTAATGGGCATGGTGGAAATGTACCCATTCAGGATTATCTGGATGATGTTCGGGGAAAACTGAACCTGGAAATAATATTCAACAACCGGATCGTGGAAATTGAGGGCCCTCATGCCGGGACTGGTGAACTTTCCATGGGGGTGTTCCTGGGAATGGCTGATGAATCCTGTCTGGTTGAGCACTGTAACTTTGAAGAATACCCTGAAGTGGGAATGGTGGGCCTTGACCAAGCACGCCAGGCCAATGAAGGTATAGATAGGGGAGCATGTGAGGTTCAGGAACAGGGAATTGATATCAACCGAAAGTTGGGAGAATCACTCCTGGAAACTGCTATTTTGGATATTGTTAAGGACGTGGAAACTTTGTTAAAATAA
- a CDS encoding U32 family peptidase, with amino-acid sequence MVELLAPARDFISLESALKNGANAVYIGLEGYNMRAHAASFSLENLSDAVHRCHIHDAQLYVCTNTIMRDQDIDHLKTILPRIKSSGADAIIASDLGVLKIASREGIDVHLSVQANISNQESLKLLQELGAKRVILSRELSLNEIKELARKSPLDVEVFIHGAMCLAISGRCFLSSYLYQKNANCGECLQPCRQEWRLVSEEGKEISLGHTDDRSYPEISDDPLPPVRADRGFKGHILSPRDLCMVEYVPELIEAGIASFKIEGRARPADYVATVTRVYREAIDTYQSGQWKFQDSWIGELQKVYNRGFDTGFYFQTPHQTSSYNQATHTKKDIGEVVNYYSQVNAAEIRLWNSLEVGDEIMVQGPTTGSINQKVKSIQIHHKNISKAKKGQNVGILLKNRVRPGDLVYKRIKREI; translated from the coding sequence ATGGTGGAACTACTGGCACCAGCCCGGGATTTCATCTCCCTGGAGTCTGCCCTGAAAAACGGGGCAAACGCGGTTTACATTGGATTAGAAGGTTACAATATGCGGGCTCATGCAGCCAGTTTCTCCTTAGAAAATCTAAGCGATGCTGTCCATAGATGCCACATTCATGACGCCCAGCTCTATGTTTGCACCAACACCATAATGCGGGACCAGGACATAGATCACCTTAAAACTATTTTACCCCGGATCAAATCTTCAGGTGCCGACGCCATAATTGCCTCTGACTTGGGGGTTCTTAAAATTGCCAGTAGGGAAGGAATTGATGTGCACCTGAGTGTTCAGGCCAACATATCCAACCAGGAATCATTAAAACTTCTCCAGGAATTGGGAGCAAAAAGGGTGATTCTGTCTCGTGAATTATCTTTAAATGAGATAAAAGAACTGGCCAGGAAAAGTCCCCTGGATGTGGAAGTTTTTATCCATGGAGCCATGTGCCTGGCAATTTCTGGAAGATGTTTTTTAAGTTCCTACCTTTACCAGAAGAATGCCAACTGTGGAGAATGTCTACAGCCCTGTCGCCAGGAATGGAGATTGGTCAGTGAAGAGGGTAAGGAAATTTCATTGGGCCACACGGATGATAGAAGTTACCCCGAAATATCAGATGACCCTTTGCCACCGGTCCGGGCAGATAGAGGATTCAAAGGTCATATTTTAAGCCCCCGTGATCTGTGCATGGTGGAATATGTTCCAGAACTTATTGAAGCCGGGATAGCTTCCTTTAAAATTGAAGGAAGGGCCCGGCCTGCAGATTATGTGGCCACAGTAACCAGAGTCTACCGGGAAGCAATAGACACCTATCAAAGTGGCCAATGGAAATTTCAGGACAGTTGGATAGGGGAACTCCAAAAAGTCTACAATCGTGGTTTCGACACGGGATTCTACTTCCAGACACCCCACCAGACCAGTAGTTACAACCAGGCCACCCATACCAAAAAAGACATTGGTGAGGTGGTTAATTATTATTCCCAAGTGAATGCTGCAGAAATAAGACTGTGGAACTCTCTAGAAGTGGGAGATGAGATTATGGTGCAGGGCCCTACCACGGGATCCATCAATCAGAAGGTGAAATCCATCCAGATTCACCACAAGAATATATCTAAAGCAAAAAAAGGACAAAATGTGGGCATTCTACTCAAAAATAGAGTTAGACCTGGCGATTTAGTTTACAAACGGATTAAAAGGGAAATTTGA
- a CDS encoding 50S ribosomal protein L37e produces MKGTPSFGKRNKKTHIRCRRCGKNSYNARKRYCAACGFGRSKRVRTYNWQNKKLNGYRLK; encoded by the coding sequence TTGAAAGGTACACCATCATTTGGTAAACGTAATAAAAAAACCCATATCCGATGTCGAAGATGTGGGAAAAACTCATACAATGCCAGGAAGCGCTACTGTGCTGCCTGTGGATTCGGAAGATCCAAAAGGGTCAGGACCTACAACTGGCAGAACAAAAAACTTAATGGTTACAGGTTGAAGTAG
- a CDS encoding nitroreductase family protein — translation MVDLYPQIFKRKSIRDYHLEPLEEGVLQNVLEQVNNLEPLYDDIKVDLKIVSSDDVNPRMMKKAPYYLAVFSENKEGYKTNIGFLLQQMDLFFSAHGLGSCWQGIPQPKKRVVESSDIKFIILMAFGKPKVQLHRTSNLEFNRKPLPKISDIKNEGYIGALLEAARLAPSATNSQPWFFKGNNHVIHAYSFKPNILRAIMLKKYIKIDMGIALYHIKLAAEHLGKTVRIVFDDVGHEKTPNRYEYVASVKIN, via the coding sequence ATGGTTGATCTTTACCCGCAGATATTCAAGAGAAAATCCATTAGAGATTATCATTTGGAACCTCTGGAAGAGGGCGTGTTACAGAATGTATTGGAACAGGTCAACAACCTGGAACCTTTATATGATGATATTAAGGTAGATTTAAAGATAGTCTCCTCAGATGATGTTAATCCCCGGATGATGAAAAAAGCACCCTATTACCTTGCTGTATTTTCAGAAAATAAAGAGGGATACAAGACCAACATTGGCTTCCTGCTCCAGCAGATGGATCTTTTCTTCTCAGCTCATGGGTTGGGCAGCTGCTGGCAGGGGATCCCCCAACCAAAAAAACGGGTTGTGGAAAGTTCAGACATTAAGTTCATTATTTTAATGGCCTTTGGAAAGCCAAAGGTTCAGTTACACCGAACCAGTAATCTTGAATTCAATAGGAAACCACTCCCTAAAATAAGCGACATTAAAAATGAAGGTTACATTGGGGCTTTGTTGGAAGCAGCCCGCCTGGCCCCCTCTGCTACAAACAGTCAGCCCTGGTTTTTTAAGGGTAATAATCATGTTATTCATGCTTATTCTTTCAAACCGAATATTTTAAGGGCCATAATGCTGAAGAAATATATCAAAATTGACATGGGTATTGCCCTTTACCATATTAAACTGGCAGCAGAACACCTTGGAAAAACAGTGCGCATTGTTTTTGATGATGTTGGCCACGAAAAAACCCCTAATAGGTACGAATATGTGGCCAGTGTGAAAATAAATTAG